From Ischnura elegans chromosome 13 unlocalized genomic scaffold, ioIscEleg1.1 SUPER_13_unloc_1, whole genome shotgun sequence, a single genomic window includes:
- the LOC124172496 gene encoding uncharacterized protein LOC124172496, protein MADADQLAKLQAQIAGLQQQLAEHQTNHSQQLALLQEQHQQALQQQQQQTTLSSQQASPSPSSYGVDTAAVYRVTPKLPPFWPAQPEIWFAQVEAQFSLGNITSDKTKYDNVVGNLDHRFASEISDLIVNPPAENRYLTLKNLLIQRVSPSEDQRVRQLLTAEELGDTKPSQLLRRMRSLISTTLVEDSFLRTSWLQRLPANAQAILQTQVTSMPLDELANMADRIVAVAPPPTAPAIHAVRHTNDVSSLAQRVEKLSKQLEDIQAHLKKPPYSRTWSRSLPAPRPAQPEMCYYHRKFGAEARRCIQPCTANAVNPVNSNSDS, encoded by the coding sequence ATGGCAGACGCAGATCAACTCGCCAAACTGCAGGCTCAAATCGCGGGACTCCAGCAGCAACTCGCCGAACACCAAACGAACCACAGCCAACAGCTAGCGCTCCTTCAAGAACAGCACCAGCAGGCtctgcagcaacaacagcagcaaacAACGCTGTCATCGCAACAAGCCTCACCGTCTCCATCATCCTACGGCGTCGACACTGCTGCCGTCTACCGCGTCACTCCGAAACTGCCTCCTTTCTGGCCAGCACAGCCTGAAATATGGTTCGCCCAAGTCGAAGCACAATTTTCTTTGGGCAACATCACCTCGGACAAGACTAAATACGATAACGTCGTGGGAAACCTAGACCATCGTTTTGCCAGTGAAATAAGCGATCTTATCGTGAATCCTCCGGCCGAGAATCGTTACCTAACGCTGAAAAACCTATTGATACAGCGCGTCTCTCCCTCCGAGGATCAACGGGTGCGGCAACTCCTCACAGCAGAAGAGCTCGGTGATACCAAGCCTTCGCAACTATTACGACGCATGCGGTCTCTCATCAGCACCACCCTTGTGGAGGATTCTTTCCTCCGCACATCATGGTTGCAACGTCTTCCGGCCAACGCTCAAGCCATCCTGCAAACGCAAGTTACTTCAATGCCTCTTGATGAACTTGCAAATATGGCCGACCGCATCGTCGCCGTGGCTCCGCCTCCAACTGCACCCGCCATCCATGCAGTACGCCATACCAACGATGTTTCGTCATTGGCCCAACGGGTTGAGAAACTCTCAAAGCAGCTCGAAGATATACAAGCTCATCTGAAAAAACCTCCGTACTCACGGACTTGGAGCAGATCTCTACCCGCGCCGCGCCCCGCTCAGCCTGAGATGTGTTACTACCATCGCAAATTTGGAGCCGAAGCCAGACGTTGCATCCAGCCATGCACCGCAAATGCAGTGAATCCGGTAAACTCCAACAGCGACTCGTAA